In a genomic window of Telopea speciosissima isolate NSW1024214 ecotype Mountain lineage chromosome 5, Tspe_v1, whole genome shotgun sequence:
- the LOC122662254 gene encoding cytokinin riboside 5'-monophosphate phosphoribohydrolase LOG1-like: MENENQQQRLQALMRLRSRFKRVCVFCGSSTGKKPSYQVAAIQLGNELVERNIDLVYGGGSVGLMGLVSQTVYDGGRYVLGVIPRTLMPKEIIGETIGEVRVVSGMHQRKAEMACQADAFIALPGGYGTLEELLEVITWAQLGIHDKPVGLLNVDAYYNSLLFFIDKAVDEGFVTPAARHIVLSGPTAHELVSKLEEYMPKHNGIASKLSWEIEQQLEYSTKSYIAR, from the exons ATGGAGAACGAAAATCAACAACAACGCCTGCAGGCTTTGATGAGATTAAGATCCAGGTTCAAACGTGTCTGTGTTTTCTGCGGAAGTAGCACCGGAAAGAAACCCAGTTATCAGGTCGCAGCAATACAGCTTGGGAATGAATTG GTTGAAAGGAATATCGACTTGGTTTATGGGGGAGGCAGCGTTGGTCTAATGGGTCTCGTCTCCCAAACAGTTTACGATGGTGGTCGCTACGTCTTAgg GGTAATCCCCAGGACCCTCATGCCTAAAGAG ATAATTGGAGAAACTATTGGGGAAGTGAGAGTTGTGTCCGGTATGCACCAAAGAAAAGCCGAAATGGCTTGCCAAGCCGACGCTTTCATCGCCTTGCCTG GTGGATATGGGACATTAGAAGAACTTCTGGAAGTGATCACTTGGGCTCAGTTGGGAATACATGATAAACCG GTGGGGTTGTTGAACGTTGACGCTTACTACAACTCGCTCTTATTTTTCATAGACAAAGCAGTAGACGAAGGCTTTGTTACACCGGCAGCCCGTCACATTGTTCTTTCCGGCCCAACTGCCCACGAACTTGTGTCCAAGCTTGAG GAATACATGCCCAAGCACAATGGAATCGCATCTAAGCTAAGTTGGGAGATTGAGCAACAGTTAGAATACTCGACAAAGTCGTACATCGCCCGTTGA
- the LOC122662625 gene encoding L10-interacting MYB domain-containing protein-like isoform X1 — MMDDQPNQNQFKQDRLRTRWTASLDKIFADLVVEQVQQGKRSNNVFDKKTWKYIRDEFNKQTGLNFDKKQLRKHLTVLRTRYYNMKSVFDQSGIGFNESQRLLTAGCEPWEDYFEAHPKPEAIKIKECPIYEQLCTIFSESGADGMYAQSSHYAELDRETAIIDPAGSTSCPKAICMAVDPSTPSVLVHDDPSSPSGVELHTPDGRKKRRSKAPSSPCHRRQSHEAMNDALAEAMLEMAASSKLRAEAAAMSQNNDQFSITNCIRVLDEMPGVNHYLYFAALDLFEKPIPREIFLSLKSEKRLTWLQGKLSASLSVSMV, encoded by the exons ATG ATGGACGAtcaaccaaatcaaaatcaattcaaGCAAGACCGGTTGAGGACAAGGTGGACTGCATCTCTTGATAAGATATTTGCAGACTTGGTGGTTGAGCAGGTTCAACAGGGGAAAAGGTCAAACAATGTTTTTGACAAGAAAACGTGGAAGTATATACGCGATGAGTTCAACAAGCAAACAGGTCTGAACTTTGATAAGAAACAATTGAGGAAACATCTCACTGTTCTGAGGACTCGATACTATAATATGAAGTCAGTTTTTGATCAAAGTGGCATTGGTTTCAATGAATCTCAGCGCTTGTTAACAGCTGGTTGTGAACCATGGGAAGATTACTTTGAG GCACATCCCAAGCCTGAGGCAATCAAAATCAAGGAGTGCCCCATTTATGAACAGCTATGCACAATATTCTCTGAATCTGGGGCTGATGGAATGTATGCACAATCAAGTCACTATGCTGAGTTGGACAGAGAGACAGCTATAATAGATCCTGCTGGCTCAACTTCATGTCCGAAAGCTATATGTATGGCTGTTGATCCGTCGACGCCATCAGTATTGGTGCATGATGATCCTTCATCACCCTCAGGTGTGGAATTGCACACACCTGATGGACGAAAGAAGCGTCGGTCCAAGGCACCATCCAGTCCATGCCATCGCAGGCAAAGTCATGAGGCAATGAATGATGCATTAGCTGAAGCCATGTTGGAGATGGCAGCTTCTTCAAAGTTAAGGGCTGAAGCAGCTGCCATGTCACAGAATAATGACCAATTTTCTATAACCAACTGCATTAGAGTTTTGGACGAAATGCCAGGCGTTAATCACTACCTCTACTTTGCTGCTCTAGATCTTTTTGAGAAACCCATCCCGAGAGAGATTTTCTTATCTCTCAAAAGTGAGAAACGGTTGACATGGTTGCAGGGCAAGTTAAGTGCTTCTCTGTCTGTTTCCATGGTTTAA
- the LOC122662625 gene encoding L10-interacting MYB domain-containing protein-like isoform X2, giving the protein MDDQPNQNQFKQDRLRTRWTASLDKIFADLVVEQVQQGKRSNNVFDKKTWKYIRDEFNKQTGLNFDKKQLRKHLTVLRTRYYNMKSVFDQSGIGFNESQRLLTAGCEPWEDYFEAHPKPEAIKIKECPIYEQLCTIFSESGADGMYAQSSHYAELDRETAIIDPAGSTSCPKAICMAVDPSTPSVLVHDDPSSPSGVELHTPDGRKKRRSKAPSSPCHRRQSHEAMNDALAEAMLEMAASSKLRAEAAAMSQNNDQFSITNCIRVLDEMPGVNHYLYFAALDLFEKPIPREIFLSLKSEKRLTWLQGKLSASLSVSMV; this is encoded by the exons ATGGACGAtcaaccaaatcaaaatcaattcaaGCAAGACCGGTTGAGGACAAGGTGGACTGCATCTCTTGATAAGATATTTGCAGACTTGGTGGTTGAGCAGGTTCAACAGGGGAAAAGGTCAAACAATGTTTTTGACAAGAAAACGTGGAAGTATATACGCGATGAGTTCAACAAGCAAACAGGTCTGAACTTTGATAAGAAACAATTGAGGAAACATCTCACTGTTCTGAGGACTCGATACTATAATATGAAGTCAGTTTTTGATCAAAGTGGCATTGGTTTCAATGAATCTCAGCGCTTGTTAACAGCTGGTTGTGAACCATGGGAAGATTACTTTGAG GCACATCCCAAGCCTGAGGCAATCAAAATCAAGGAGTGCCCCATTTATGAACAGCTATGCACAATATTCTCTGAATCTGGGGCTGATGGAATGTATGCACAATCAAGTCACTATGCTGAGTTGGACAGAGAGACAGCTATAATAGATCCTGCTGGCTCAACTTCATGTCCGAAAGCTATATGTATGGCTGTTGATCCGTCGACGCCATCAGTATTGGTGCATGATGATCCTTCATCACCCTCAGGTGTGGAATTGCACACACCTGATGGACGAAAGAAGCGTCGGTCCAAGGCACCATCCAGTCCATGCCATCGCAGGCAAAGTCATGAGGCAATGAATGATGCATTAGCTGAAGCCATGTTGGAGATGGCAGCTTCTTCAAAGTTAAGGGCTGAAGCAGCTGCCATGTCACAGAATAATGACCAATTTTCTATAACCAACTGCATTAGAGTTTTGGACGAAATGCCAGGCGTTAATCACTACCTCTACTTTGCTGCTCTAGATCTTTTTGAGAAACCCATCCCGAGAGAGATTTTCTTATCTCTCAAAAGTGAGAAACGGTTGACATGGTTGCAGGGCAAGTTAAGTGCTTCTCTGTCTGTTTCCATGGTTTAA
- the LOC122662816 gene encoding acetylajmalan esterase-like: MATFKISLLILTSFLFLLPLLHPCAATRFKSCSFDAIYQFGDSISDTGNLIREAPVGTATPFGHLPYGMTLSNTPTGRCSNGLLMIDYVAMALQVPLLNPYLNRNADFSHGVNFAVAGSTALETTLLAKQKIYAPVTNSSLFVQLDWFKTHLKSICSTETECRLKLGKSHFMVGEIGGNDYNYAFFQGKTMEEVESLISYVVQRIKDAVTEVIKLGAKRVVVPGNFPIGCIPIYLTAFKSNDPASYDELKCLKGLNDFAVNHNIQLQRAISLLREEHGSTIDIAYADYYTAYQWVLSHAPFLGFDVNSIQKACCGTGGEYNFNVTKMCGAEGVQVCSNPETHMSWDGVHSTQNGYRLMADWLLRDIMPKIRCFF; the protein is encoded by the exons ATGGCGACCTTCAAGATCTCCCTATTGATTTtaacttcttttctcttcctccttcctcttctgcaTCCCTGTGCTGCTACTCGATTCAAGAGCTGTTCATTCGATGCTATTTATCAATTTGGAGACTCCATATCCGATACTGGCAATCTAATCCGCGAAGCTCCGGTCGGAACTGCTACTCCGTTTGGTCATCTTCCCTATGGTATGACATTATCTAATACCCCTACCGGCCGGTGCTCCAATGGGCTTCTCATGATTGACTATGTCG CAATGGCTCTTCAGGTTCCCCTTCTAAACCCTTATTTGAATCGAAATGCCGATTTTAGTCATGGAGTTAACTTTGCAGTAGCTGGATCTACTGCCTTGGAGACTACATTACTTgccaaacaaaaaatttatgCCCCTGTAACCAACAGTTCACTCTTTGTCCAACTTGACTGGTTCAAGACACATCTCAAATCCATTTGTTCCACTGAGacag AATGTAGACTGAAGCTTGGAAAATCTCACTTCATGGTTGGAGAGATTGGAGGAAATGACTACAACTACGCATTCTTTCAAGGGAAAACCATGGAAGAGGTTGAAAGCCTAATATCTTATGTTGTTCAAAGGATCAAAGATGCTGTCACG GAAGTGATTAAACTTGGTGCAAAAAGAGTGGTGGTTCCTGGAAATTTTCCTATTGGATGTATACCGATCTATCTCACCGCATTCAAGAGCAATGATCCAGCATCTTACGATGAACTCAAGTGCCTGAAAGGATTAAACGATTTTGCAGTGAACCATAACATACAACTCCAACGTGCTATTAGTTTGTTGAGGGAAGAGCATGGTAGTACTATTGATATTGCTTATGCTGACTATTACACAGCTTATCAGTGGGTGCTCTCCCATGCCCCTTTCCTTG GTTTTGATGTGAACTCTATTCAAAAAGCATGTTGTGGAACTGGGGGAGAATACAACTTCAATGTGACAAAGATGTGTGGAGCTGAAGGAGTTCAAGTTTGCTCAAATCCAGAAACACATATGAGTTGGGATGGTGTTCATTCTACACAGAATGGATACAGGTTGATGGCAGATTGGCTTCTTCGTGACATCATGCCTAAAATCCGAtgtttcttttaa